A stretch of Ipomoea triloba cultivar NCNSP0323 chromosome 13, ASM357664v1 DNA encodes these proteins:
- the LOC116001138 gene encoding uncharacterized protein LOC116001138: MAGNRWSNSPLKCAGDCLTYMRPPAYLWFRVGCTDRWVIELDGKHGDDEDELELEEETNDSSRGSVIGDSDNGTDTPVSTGSPTDLPISSPSDSTIPPTSSSVEGSSIGPNLPIVHVEDGRLIPSHKCSTTMKNIFMQRIYPEGYTWKNIPNEYNELYFEEFKKFYKWDASIDRHVHKAFLAQAGIRYTDMVSKFKSNRTSTWKPACIHEDTWRIWEAYWDRPDVKAKYEQHRKNRMSEVARPGTGCSRHTGGSRSAIEHYHKLRDELQKEPNLFECFEHMHKKKNDAFVDERSKKIVEEIQARHDAATQEVEGST, translated from the exons atgGCGGGGAACCGATGGAGTAATTCCCCTCTTAAATGTGCTGGTGACTGTTTGACTTACATGCGTCCGCCTGCTTACTTGTGGTTTCGGGTTGG CTGCACTGACCGTTGGGTGATAGAACTTGATGGCAAACATGGTGACGATGAAGATGAACTTGAGTTAGAGGAAGAAACAAATGACTCAAGTAGAGGTTCAGTAATAGGAGATAGTGATAATGGTACTGATA CACCTGTTTCTACTGGTTCACCAACTGACTTGCCAATTTCATCACCATCAGACTCTACTATTCCACCCACATCCTCATCAGTTGAAGGATCATCTATTGGTCCTAATTTGCCTATTGTTCATGTAGAGGATGGGAG GTTGATACCATCTCATAAATGTTCAACTACAATGAAAAACATATTCATGCAAAGGATCTATCCTGAAGGGTATACTTGGAAGAATATACCTAATGAGTACAATGAATTATACTTTGAGGAATTTAAG AAATTTTACAAGTGGGATGCGTCTATTGACCGACATGTTCATAAAGCTTTTTTAGCACAAGCAGGCATACGGTATACAGATATGGTCTCAAAATTTAAGTCAAACCGAACTTCAACTTGGAAGCCAGCTTGTATACATGAAGATACATGGCGCATTTGGGAGGCATATTGGGATAGGCCTGACGTTAAAGCTAAATATGAGCAACATCGGAAGAATAGGATGAGTGAGGTGGCAAGACCCGGTACTGGATGTTCCCGACATACCGGAGGATCTAGATCTGCTATTGAGCACTATCACAAATTG cGAGATGAACTTCAAAAGGAGCCTAATTTATTTGAGTGCTTTGAGCATATGCACAAAAAGAAGAATGATGCATTTGTTGATGAAAGGtcaaagaaaattgtt GAAGAAATACAAGCACGACATGATGCTGCAACGCAAGAGGTGGAAGGGTCAACTTAG
- the LOC116001139 gene encoding uncharacterized protein LOC116001139, whose product MGGNQGNKWRGNLNQNQGQYQPGNQGFGGNQNQGSSNSSQDVDMANIMNQLLTQREGTQGSNQASTSSGRLLASTENPRNQVNVITTNSRKALKDLPFPSNDPVPERNDERDDGQEEVEVEIESDKEEEPLIQRDKSKGKAPMLEESAPGKKRVNKGKEIDDSVIPCNLLLFPQRLWKSKESERENKFHKMLDKLEISIPFVEAVTQIPSYKQFLKNILSNKKKPEKSVKLPPKLKDPGSFAIPCIIGGFLVGGALCDLGASVSLMPYSLCKRLNLGEPKPTTMTIQMANRSIKCPVGVLEDIPVMIDQYFISGNFVVFDIEEDANVPIILGRPFLVTAGAIIDVKRGKLVMEVAEKKIEFDIFKIANHQPSYVDGVT is encoded by the exons ATGGGAGGAAACCAAGGGAATAAATGGAGAGGCAATCTGAATCAGAACCAAGGGCAGTACCAGCCAGGAAATCAAGGCTTTGGGGGAAATCAAAATCAAGGATCCTCTAATTCTTCTCAAGATGTGGACATGGCCAATATCATGAACCAATTGTTGACTCAA AGAGAAGGCACTCAAGGTTCAAATCAAGCCTCAACTTCTAGTGGCAGACTTCTAGCTAGTACAGAGAATCCAAGAAATCAAGTGAATGTCATTACCACTAATAGTAGAAAAGCTTTGAAGGATCTACCTTTCCCGTCTAATGACCCAGTGCCTGAGAGGAATGATGAGAGAGATGATGGCCAAGAGGAAGTTGAAGTGGAGATTGAAAGTGACAAAGAAGAGGAGCCTTTGATTCAGAGAGATAAATCAAAAGGAAAGGCTCCTATGCTAGAAGAGAGTGCCCCAGGCAAGAAGAGAGTGAACAAGGGTAAGGAGATAGATGACTCAGTGATTCCTTGCAACTTATTGCTATTTCCACAGAGATTGTGGAAATCAAAAGAGTCCGAGAGAGAGAATAAATTTCATAAGATGCTTGACAAGTTGGAGATCTCTATACCCTTTGTTGAAGCTGTGACTCAGATTCCTTCATACAAACAATTCTTGAAGAACATATTGAGTAACAAGAAGAAACCAGAGAAAAGTGTT AAATTGCCCCCTAAGTTGAAGGATCCCGGAAGTTTTGCCATTCCTTGTATAATTGGTGGGTTTTTAGTGGGTGGTGCTTTGTGTGATCTAGGGGCAAGTGTTAGCCTTATGCCCTATTCTCTTTGTAAGAGGCTCAACCTTGGTGAGCCCAAGCCTACTACCATGACTATACAGATGGCAAACCGTTCCATTAAGTGCCCAGTGGGAGTTCTTGAAGATATCCCGGTGATGATTGATCAATACTTTATATCGggaaattttgttgtttttgatATAGAGGAGGATGCCAATGTTCCCATAATCCTTGGCAGGCCTTTTCTAGTTACTGCTGGGGCAATCATTGATGTGAAGAGAGGAAAACTTGTGATGGAAGTGGCTGAGAAAAAGATTGAGTTTGACATATTCAAGATAGCCAACCACCAACCCTCCTATGTTGATGGTGTCACATGA